The DNA window TATGTTAGTCTTGATTTAAAATGAGTGGTGGTTAGTGAGCCACATAGGTACATAATTTGGTGTGAGATATTTTGCTTATTATGTGGTTGTAATTCTCACACTTTATCTATAAATACACCATATGTAATGAAACAtctagtgaaaaaaaaattgaactcaagaaaacttaagccttcttcttcactttcaaATTTTCTGTAGCAATTTACAGCTGCGATTTCCTATTGTTTACACCTTGTAGACCTGaagttcttcttccttttcgttgtaacatggtatcagagcctactTCCTAAGGGAGCTGAATCAAATTTTGTTGTTTCGCTCATCTACTTTATGTTCTTTTTTGAATTTGCTTGCTGAAAAATTTATGGCACCTGAAAATCAACCAACGACAAGTCCTTCGACTTTTATTGGAGAGAATTATCATATATGGGCCATCAAAATGAAGGCTTATCTAAAGGCTCTCAACTTATGGGAAGTTGTTGAGCTTGGAGAACCTGATGTCCAGCCATAGAGAGTTAATGCAACTCTCAATGAAATTAAgaagtatgatgagttggtgaCTAGATCCCCACGAGCTCTCACTTGCATACATTCAAGTCTTATGGACGTGATATTTACGAGGATTATGACTTGTGAAACAGCCCAAGAGGCTTGGGATACGTTGAAGGAGGAGTTTGAAGGCAGCAGTAGAGTAAAGTCTAATAGACTCTTAGCATTGAAGAGAGAGTTTGAGCTTTTGAAGATGAAAGACTCAGATAGTGTGAAAGAATACTCTTCAAAGCTGATGCAGATTGTGAACCAAATAAGAATACTTGGTGAAACCTTTCCAGATCAGAAAGTTGTAGAGAAGATCTTGATCAGTCTTCCAGACaagtttgaataaaaaatcTCAGCTATTGAAGAGTCTTGTGACTTGACTACTCTTACAATAGCCGAACTAATCTCCAAATTGCAAGTCCAAGAGCAACGGGTCACTATGAGAAGTGAAGGAATAGTAGAAGATGCCTTTCAAGCAAGGCATAAATTCAAACATCAAAAGGAAAGCAGAAAAGTCTGGTTGGATAAATCTGGAGAGGTAAAATCTGGTGGAAACCAAGGTGATTTGTCGATAAAAGGAAAATTTCCACCTTGTGGCATTTGTAAGAAGACAAACCACTTAGAGAAGAATTGTTGGTAGAATTCAAAGAGTTCTCCAATTCAATGTAGATATTGTAAGAAGTATGGTCACATTGAGAAGTATTATAggcaaaagaaaaatcaaagtgGCCAGTCTTCCCATCGAGTGAATTTTGCGGATGATCACCAAGTTGGAAAATCAGAAAAGGAGATTTTCATCGCCTCGCACACATCACATGTTGACCAAGGTAAATGGTATGCTGATAGCGTGTGCACAAGGCACATGGCGATTGATGAAAATCTGTTTGTTACCTTGGACAGATAGGATAGAACCAACGTGAAGCTTGGAAATGGCCCATTGGTGGAAGCTCATGATAGAGGGTCAGTAAATTTTCTACTGACGAAGGTATGAAAATTATTAATGATGTTCTTTATGTGCCAAATTTGACTCAAAACTTGTTAAGTGTTGCTCAATTGCTTCATAAAAATTATTCTCTTAATTTTAAGGACAAACAATGTGTCATGATCCTAAAGGATGTGAAGTAGCTAAAATTAGCATGATTGACAATTCCTTTCCAATTTCATGCTATTCTATTGATACTTGCTCTTTTAATGTTGAATTGAGCAATACTTGGCTTTGGCACAAAAGGTTTGGTCATTATAATCTTAGCTCACTGGTGTATATGCAATCAAAAGGTATGGTGCTTGAAGTACCCAAAATTGACATGTCTAGAGATGTTTGTGAGTCATGTCAATTTGGTAAAATGCATAGACGATCCTTTCCTAAAGGAAGTCTTTGAGAGCTTAGGAAAAGCTAGAGTTGGTTCATACAGATTTATGTGGACCAATGAGGACGGCTTCTTTGAGTGGAAACAAGTATTTTGTTCTCTTTGTAGATGATCTGACTCGAATGACATGGGTCTACTTTCTTAGTAGCAAATATCAAGTGTTTTCTGTTTTCAAAGAATTCAAAGCTATGGTAGAAAGGGAGAGTGGCTGTAAATTGAAGTATATTAGATCCGATAATGGAACTGAATATACTTCGTATCAGTTCAGCAAGTATTGTAAAGATTTGGGTATCCAACAACAATTCACTGTTAGCTACACTCCACAGCAGAATAGGGTTTTTGAGAGGATTAACAAAACTATGATGGAGATGGCGAGATGCATGTTGGCAGAAAAGAAGATGCCTAAATACTTTTGGGCTGAAGTAGTCAATACCGCTGTCTATTTGCTAAATAGATTACCAACTAGAGGCAGTCCAAGACATGACACCATTTGAAGCACGGAAGAACAAAGCATATCAACATAAGGTTTCATGCTTTAAGAGATGCCGAGAAGAATGGTGAAGTTAAGTTGGTGCATTGCATCAGTGAAGATCAGCAGACCGATATTCTGATATTTTGTAGTAGATATGTTAGTCTTGATTTAAAATGAGTGGTGGTTAGTGAGCCACACAGGTACATAGTTTGGTGTGAGATATTTTGCTTATTATGTGATTGTAATTCTCACACTTTATCTATAAATACACCATATGTAATGAAGCAtctagtgaaaaaaaaattgaactcaagaaaacttaagccttcttcttcactttcagaTTTTCTGTAGCAATTTACAGCTGCGATTTCCTATTGTTTACACCTTGTTGACCTGaagttcttcttccttttcgTTGTAACAAGTTTCATCATAGGGatgctttcaactcaactttgtgctaaaTTTTCCTTATGACCTTAAATCACATCCAACACAATTCTCACACTTAAGACTTGACATACACAAATTCACCAAGTCCGAGTTTAACTAGATACGTAGAACGGTTCAAATCTTAACCCGAAAGTACGAGGTGTTACAGGATCTAATACCAATTTGTTAATgtttaacaaattaaaacatatgGCAAAAGAAGCAAAGGAGAGAGATATTATTAAGTTGAAAGAAgagtttattaaataaaaaagaaattttaacaGATTTCATGCCAGCTCAAGCTCATGAGGCAGATTTCAAGACATGCATAATACAACAAAAATTACTACAACACCTCAATCCCAAACAAATTGACATTAGATATAAGAATTCATATCACTTCATTTAATCTCATCTTAGTccaattacataaaataaaattaaaaatagaaatccatgcaaattctctattttaccAAAAGACTGTCCGAAAACATTGGACCTAAAAGTAACCTACTAATGTGACTAAAATATAATTCCTTGTATCTGCTATATTTATATCGAGATCGAGAGAGATCTTTTTCTCCCATTTTCCCCCTATCTTTTGCTATAATTTACATGGATTGGTGTGTAAAAACTAACTAGTTTCCGTATAAAGAAGATGCTACTTTTTTTCTATAACAGACAAAAAAATTAGTGAACTGTCCAAACTGAAAAGAGCAAAAATGAAACTGAGGATTGAAAATTGTGAGTGAACAGAATGACTCAACTTTACTGATCTGTGATGGAACAGAAAATGCAAGTCTTCCTAAGTTTTTAAGTCAATAAATCTATTAATTAGTTGTTGTATGGAGGCAACTAACCATTATAAAGTCTCTTTATTCTTTGATTATCTGGTTTGACCTTGCTGTGTGAAATCTGCCTTTGGAAAGTGAATCTTTTTCTTTCAAGATTGCTTTGCTTTTTTGCATTTcactttcatttttataatgGAAGACTCCTGAAAGCAGTTATAGTTTATTCCAACTTTTATTTCTTCCTTTAACTTCTTgttcaaacaaaaataagtttttcaaTCATGTCTTCTGAGGTGATTGAAGTGGTCCTCAATAGTTGCTAATATTCTCATTGAAAAAACTAAAGTACTTGTGTTGAACTAACCTTAACACGACCAACATATGTAATCAAGCAACATACAAGAGGCTATACTACAACTATATTCCACCTAGTAGCAACTAATGACAAGTTGGAGCCTAATCTTTTTAAGTGTCGAAAGAGCATCTTTCATGATAATTCTTGCATCAGGTTTCACTAAAGTGCATCTCAAAGCTAATTCCATGATAGATACCAAACATTGCATCTTTAAGTCGATCTGTTCTTCCCCTGGCATTACCAAATTTGAATCCACCACCTTATGAATTCCACTTGGGAAGGAATCACTAACCCAACGTTGTATGCTCATTTCTCCATTAAATGTTTCATCACTAGGCCTCATTCTTGTAAACGTTTCCATTATCAGGATGCCAAAACTATAAACATCACAGCTCGTCGATACTATTCCATCTTGTCCGTACTCTGCACATGATACAAAATTATCGTAAAAAATTCCTTGAGAGTATTGATATACATCGTCTAGGGGCAAGAATTATTTTGAGTATGTAAACGATATGAGAGAACTCTAAAAAAATTCTGATTAAATACCTGGAGCAATATATCCAATGGTTGCAATTGTCCTTGTTTGAACATAAGAAGCCTCCCCTGCACTTAACAATTTTGCAATGCCAAAATCACTA is part of the Solanum stenotomum isolate F172 chromosome 8, ASM1918654v1, whole genome shotgun sequence genome and encodes:
- the LOC125872761 gene encoding probable LRR receptor-like serine/threonine-protein kinase At3g47570, whose translation is MPNGTLNKWLYSHNLFLDLLQRLDIMLDVASAMDYLHNGYSTPVVHCDLKPSNVLLDQDMVGHVSDFGIAKLLSAGEASYVQTRTIATIGYIAPEYGQDGIVSTSCDVYSFGILIMETFTRMRPSDETFNGEMSIQRWVSDSFPSGIHKVVDSNLVMPGEEQIDLKMQCLVSIMELALRCTLVKPDARIIMKDALSTLKKIRLQLVISCY